In Sphingomonas sp. R1, a single genomic region encodes these proteins:
- a CDS encoding TonB-dependent receptor codes for MSKCAFLVSAGVIALLSTPALAQDLRGSAANTPATAENESPNTADIVVTATRRSERLSSVPIAVSAFGQAALQNSGATDIRQMTQIAPSLLVSSTGSEANAAARVRGIGTVGDNPGLESSVAVFIDGIYRSRTGSGLNDMGEIERIEVLRGPQGTLSGRNSSAGAISIYTKLPEFKFGGFAEATYGNYDAIRLSGALTGPVVKDLLAFRIDGVYSKRDGYLYDVVNKTDYNDRNRYFVRGQLLFTVNPDLGIRLIADYTHRKEKCCGAVYMDTREKLDPTPGVAGDFSINPAGNRVTAILRSMGGVLPSEGDPYNRQIAQSPGRAYANLTTDYGVSARIRWNLGATQLTSLTAYREYKSDGAADIDYGNVDIAYRPNDGNSYRQFHTFSHESRFSGTILGDKLDWLVGGYFAHETLQVADNLRFGTQYGAFAACRMVATLNPTAALRDPSRTGCLSAAGRAALTPAVGPQIIGGIDRLSTLNDLGSVRDLYDQTSENWALFTHNIYKLTKTLSFTLGARYTHESKTLKAAFNNNNTVCPAQQAALGPVLASTNATLQSLAAGIITLTCTGNSTAALTGVPFTDKFKEGQLTGTAVLSWKPSERTLAYASFARGYKAGGYNLDRSDLSATVFATPKPAAAANLRFDPETVNAYELGLKYTSRRLTANVALYRSEFTNFQLNTFNGTAYIVQNIGGCSAGLNGADRDNSSATGACTGSVGKGVVTQGVELEVGLYPTSNFTVNLGYTLADAKYRNNLVGSKAGEPLNAQLFLLPGSQMSNAPRNTVTSAVTWTPSLGNSGWTGLIYVDSRMTSDYNTGSDLFVEKLQDGFVTMNARLGVRGPDERWSLELWAQNLLDTKYQQVAFSMPFQGAGSQSQVQAFGSPAFATGNALFGSFLAEPRTYGLTLRTRF; via the coding sequence ATGTCGAAGTGCGCATTCTTGGTGTCCGCCGGGGTTATCGCCCTCCTGTCCACGCCGGCGCTGGCCCAGGATTTGCGCGGTTCCGCTGCCAACACGCCCGCGACCGCCGAAAACGAATCCCCCAACACCGCCGACATCGTCGTCACCGCAACGCGCCGATCCGAACGGCTGTCGAGCGTGCCGATCGCGGTTTCCGCCTTTGGCCAGGCGGCGCTGCAGAATTCGGGTGCGACCGACATCCGCCAGATGACGCAGATCGCGCCCTCGCTGCTGGTTTCCTCCACCGGCTCCGAGGCCAATGCCGCCGCCCGCGTGCGCGGCATCGGCACGGTGGGCGACAATCCGGGCCTGGAAAGCTCGGTCGCGGTCTTCATCGACGGCATCTACCGCAGCCGCACCGGCTCCGGTCTCAACGACATGGGCGAAATCGAGCGGATCGAAGTGCTGCGCGGTCCACAGGGCACCCTTTCCGGCCGCAACTCCTCGGCAGGCGCGATCAGCATCTACACCAAGCTGCCCGAATTCAAGTTCGGCGGGTTCGCCGAGGCGACCTATGGCAATTACGACGCCATCCGCCTGTCCGGCGCGCTCACCGGTCCCGTGGTGAAGGACCTGCTCGCCTTTCGCATCGACGGCGTCTATTCGAAGCGCGACGGCTATCTCTACGATGTCGTCAACAAGACCGACTATAACGATCGCAACCGCTATTTCGTCCGCGGCCAGCTGCTGTTCACGGTCAATCCGGATCTCGGCATCCGCCTGATCGCCGATTATACGCATCGCAAGGAAAAGTGCTGCGGCGCGGTCTATATGGACACGCGCGAGAAGCTGGATCCGACCCCGGGGGTGGCTGGCGACTTCTCGATCAATCCGGCGGGCAATCGCGTCACTGCAATCCTGCGCAGCATGGGCGGCGTGCTACCCAGCGAAGGCGATCCCTATAACCGCCAGATCGCCCAGTCCCCGGGCCGCGCCTATGCGAACCTGACAACGGATTATGGCGTGTCCGCCCGCATTCGCTGGAACCTGGGCGCGACGCAGCTGACCTCGCTGACCGCGTATCGCGAATACAAGTCCGACGGCGCGGCCGATATCGACTATGGCAATGTCGACATCGCCTATCGCCCGAACGACGGGAACAGCTATCGCCAGTTCCACACATTCAGCCATGAGAGCCGCTTCTCGGGCACGATCCTGGGCGACAAGCTGGACTGGCTCGTCGGCGGCTATTTCGCGCACGAGACGCTGCAGGTTGCGGACAATCTGCGCTTCGGCACGCAATATGGCGCCTTTGCCGCCTGCCGCATGGTGGCGACGCTCAATCCCACCGCGGCGCTGCGCGATCCCAGCCGCACCGGCTGCCTGAGCGCCGCCGGCCGGGCGGCGCTGACCCCGGCGGTGGGGCCGCAGATCATCGGCGGCATCGATCGGCTGAGCACGCTCAACGACCTTGGCAGCGTCCGCGACCTGTACGACCAGACCAGCGAGAACTGGGCGCTGTTCACGCACAACATCTACAAGCTCACCAAGACGCTGAGCTTCACCCTGGGCGCGCGCTACACGCACGAGAGTAAGACGCTGAAGGCCGCCTTCAACAACAACAACACCGTCTGCCCGGCGCAGCAGGCCGCACTCGGCCCGGTGCTCGCCAGCACCAACGCGACGCTGCAGTCGCTGGCGGCCGGCATCATCACCCTCACCTGCACCGGCAATTCCACCGCGGCGCTCACCGGCGTGCCGTTCACCGACAAGTTCAAGGAAGGTCAGCTGACCGGCACCGCGGTGCTTTCGTGGAAGCCGTCGGAGCGCACCCTGGCCTATGCCTCCTTCGCGCGCGGCTACAAGGCGGGCGGCTACAATCTCGACCGCTCGGACCTGTCGGCCACCGTGTTCGCCACGCCCAAGCCGGCGGCGGCGGCCAATCTGCGCTTCGATCCGGAGACGGTGAACGCCTATGAGCTGGGGCTGAAATACACCTCGCGCCGCCTCACCGCCAACGTGGCGCTGTATCGCTCCGAATTCACCAACTTCCAGCTGAACACCTTCAACGGCACCGCCTATATCGTCCAGAATATCGGCGGATGCAGCGCGGGCCTGAACGGTGCGGACCGCGACAACAGCTCGGCAACCGGCGCCTGCACCGGCAGCGTCGGCAAGGGCGTGGTGACGCAGGGCGTGGAACTCGAGGTCGGCCTCTACCCGACCTCCAACTTCACCGTAAACCTGGGCTACACGCTGGCCGACGCCAAATATCGCAACAACCTGGTCGGGTCCAAGGCCGGCGAGCCGCTCAACGCGCAGCTCTTCCTGCTGCCGGGCAGCCAGATGTCCAACGCACCCCGCAACACCGTGACCAGCGCCGTGACCTGGACGCCGTCGCTCGGCAACAGCGGCTGGACCGGGCTGATCTATGTCGATAGCCGCATGACCAGCGACTACAACACCGGTTCGGACCTGTTCGTCGAGAAGCTGCAGGACGGCTTCGTCACGATGAACGCGCGCCTGGGCGTCCGCGGCCCGGACGAGCGCTGGTCGCTGGAACTCTGGGCGCAGAACCTGCTCGACACCAAGTACCAGCAGGTTGCCTTCAGCATGCCGTTCCAGGGCGCCGGCAGCCAGTCGCAGGTGCAGGCCTTCGGATCGCCCGCATTCGCCACCGGCAATGCGCTGTTCGGCTCCTTCCTCGCCGAGCCGCGCACCTATGGCCTGACGCTCCGCACGCGGTTCTGA
- a CDS encoding DUF952 domain-containing protein, with the protein MADLPLTAYKILTQDQMDTLEHERVFLGAPIDLTDGYIHLSTAAQAQETLEKHFAGQTGLWLAAVDLAALGDSVRWETSRGGQLFPHIYGPLPLDAVTAYSEVGYEPDGSLRLPVAG; encoded by the coding sequence GGCCGACCTGCCCCTCACCGCCTACAAGATCCTGACCCAAGACCAGATGGACACGCTCGAACACGAACGTGTCTTCCTGGGGGCGCCGATCGATCTGACGGATGGCTATATCCACCTTTCCACCGCCGCGCAGGCGCAGGAGACGCTGGAAAAGCATTTCGCCGGCCAGACGGGGCTGTGGCTCGCCGCGGTGGATCTTGCCGCGCTCGGCGACTCCGTGCGCTGGGAGACCTCGCGCGGCGGCCAGCTCTTCCCGCACATCTACGGCCCGCTGCCGCTGGATGCGGTGACGGCGTACAGCGAGGTCGGGTATGAACCGGACGGCAGCCTGCGCCTGCCGGTGGCCGGCTGA
- a CDS encoding MFS transporter, producing the protein MSDTAPPAPRHGGWIIAACMCASSLAFLDGSVTNVALPTIGRTLAADPATLPWIINAYLLPLSALLLFGGATGDYFGRRRMLILGVTIFALASLGCALSAGTDLLLASRALQGIGAAVLMPNSLGLLGSSFHGEARGRAIGTWASAGAIASAVGPPLGGWLVDAVGWRAIFYLNLPVAAAAIAIAWRYVPESPRGKGGLDWLGAALATAGLGSLTWALTLWSSSHAVSTEATIGLVGGVGLLGGFVLHQHRLGERAMMPLALFGSLPFVGLTVLTLLLYGALGGLILLLPYLLIVGGGYPPAQAGLALLPFSIVIGVSSRFAGRLAARIGGRWPLSIGPIVTGLGFWLLSGADPQASYWTSILPGMLVLSLGMAGAVAPLTTAVLASVDDRFTGTASGFNSAIARTGGLVATALAGAVLSQTGTALVGGFHVAALVCAALAVAAGVTAFATLKA; encoded by the coding sequence ATGAGCGACACCGCCCCGCCCGCCCCCCGCCATGGCGGCTGGATCATCGCGGCATGCATGTGCGCCTCCAGCCTCGCCTTTCTCGACGGATCGGTGACCAACGTCGCCTTGCCGACGATCGGCCGGACGCTCGCCGCCGATCCGGCGACCTTGCCCTGGATCATCAACGCCTATCTCCTCCCGCTCTCCGCGCTGCTGCTGTTCGGGGGCGCTACCGGCGACTATTTTGGCCGCCGCCGGATGCTGATCCTGGGCGTCACGATCTTCGCGCTGGCCTCGCTCGGCTGTGCGCTATCCGCAGGCACCGACCTGCTGCTCGCCTCGCGCGCGCTGCAGGGGATCGGCGCGGCGGTCCTGATGCCCAACAGCCTCGGGCTGCTCGGCAGCAGCTTCCACGGCGAGGCACGGGGGCGTGCGATCGGCACCTGGGCCTCTGCGGGCGCGATCGCCTCCGCCGTGGGACCGCCGCTCGGCGGCTGGCTGGTCGACGCGGTCGGCTGGCGCGCGATCTTCTACCTCAACCTGCCCGTCGCCGCCGCCGCGATCGCCATCGCCTGGCGCTATGTGCCCGAGAGCCCGCGCGGCAAGGGCGGGCTCGACTGGCTCGGCGCGGCGCTCGCCACCGCGGGGCTGGGCAGCCTCACCTGGGCGCTGACCCTGTGGTCGAGCAGCCATGCGGTCTCCACCGAGGCGACCATCGGGCTGGTCGGCGGCGTCGGGCTGCTCGGCGGCTTCGTGCTCCACCAGCACCGGCTGGGCGAGCGCGCGATGATGCCGCTGGCGCTGTTCGGTTCGCTGCCGTTCGTGGGCCTCACCGTGCTGACCCTGCTGCTCTACGGCGCGCTGGGCGGGCTGATCCTGCTGCTGCCCTATCTACTGATCGTCGGCGGCGGCTATCCGCCCGCGCAGGCGGGGCTCGCGCTGCTCCCCTTCTCGATCGTGATCGGCGTCTCCTCGCGCTTCGCCGGGCGGCTGGCGGCGCGCATCGGCGGGCGCTGGCCGCTCTCGATCGGGCCGATCGTGACCGGCCTCGGCTTCTGGCTGCTCTCGGGCGCGGACCCGCAGGCGAGCTACTGGACGAGCATCCTGCCAGGGATGCTGGTGCTCTCGCTCGGCATGGCCGGCGCGGTGGCGCCCCTGACCACGGCGGTGCTCGCCTCGGTCGACGATCGCTTCACCGGCACCGCCTCGGGCTTCAACAGCGCGATCGCGCGGACCGGCGGGCTGGTGGCGACCGCGCTGGCCGGCGCGGTGCTGTCGCAGACCGGCACCGCGCTGGTCGGCGGGTTCCATGTGGCGGCACTGGTGTGCGCGGCGCTGGCGGTCGCGGCGGGGGTGACGGCGTTCGCTACGCTGAAGGCGTGA